The genomic window GAGCGCACCGCCGACGGCCACAAGAGCGAGAACGCGGGCATGAACTGCATCCCCGCGTCGCTGGCGGCCGGGCTCGAGTACCTCACGGGCAAGCCGTACACCGCCGACCAGGTGAAGGAGGCCGTGTACGGCCGCGAGTACGTGGGGCCCACGCAGATCTATCGGTACCTCGCGTTCGTGAAGTCGCAGGGCGTGGAGATGAAGCCGGTGCTCTCGCGCGATTCCAAGGTGCTCGTGGGCCAGCTGCACAAGCTGCTGGAGGAGGGCACGCCCGCGGTGATCAGCATTCCGGGCGAGGTGGGCAGCGTGCCTGCGGACCCGCTGCATCCGACCGGGCTCACGCACGTGGTGATCGCCGCCGGTGTCGACGCGGATGGGAACATCGAAGTGATGAACCCCTGGGGCGGACGATGGGTCGCCGGCGATGACGCGTATTGGGCGTCGCGGATTTGTTACGGCGAGCTGTGGCCGATGAGGCTGCAGTCGGCGGCGAGGCCGTTGCGGAGCTCGGTTGTTCAGAAGCTCGGCGCGACGACGATCACTGCGGTTGCGCCAGTGCGCTGAGCGCGCGCGTCCCGCACCGACGCTGGTCGCCGGCCCACTTGAGCTCGGCGGGGTTCCTCATGGCGAGAGCCACGTACACGTCACAACCCCGTCGCTGATCACGCATGCTCCACTGGGCGCTTGGTCACACACGCCTGCGCTCGAGTTGAAGCACGCGCACGTCGGGTTCGTGTCGCACGACTGGTCTTCGATGCATGCAAACGTCGTCGTAGTGGTCATACCCGGACCCCCC from Deltaproteobacteria bacterium includes these protein-coding regions:
- a CDS encoding C39 family peptidase; protein product: MRIALLATLAAAALVGAPAPSTSPPDGPPLGAQPAKLALSRLPRLPLPHFPRGLPKVPHGGIPKFPRIDQLSERTADGHKSENAGMNCIPASLAAGLEYLTGKPYTADQVKEAVYGREYVGPTQIYRYLAFVKSQGVEMKPVLSRDSKVLVGQLHKLLEEGTPAVISIPGEVGSVPADPLHPTGLTHVVIAAGVDADGNIEVMNPWGGRWVAGDDAYWASRICYGELWPMRLQSAARPLRSSVVQKLGATTITAVAPVR